The nucleotide sequence GCTctttttgaattatataataaagcTAGCTCTCCAAATACATCCTTTGATTTTAATGTTGTTAATActtcttttttattgtcttttgttttatatatttcaatttCTCCTTCATCtattacatataataaGTCCCCTTCATCTccttcatttattatattagcACCTTCTTCTACATGGTCATCAAAAAATGCATCGATAATTGTTTCCATTTctgaattatttaaatgattAAATAGAAATGATTCATTTAATGCTTCAcgaatttttttcttttctttattGTCTTTTTTATGAACTTTAGCTACAAAATTTTCCTTCTTTTTATTCCATTCTCCATATGCTTCAGCACTAACTGACATTCTTTTTGATTGTCGCATTTCCATATTTCCAACATCCAAGGAGTTTGAATCCATATCTTTTTTGTTTACTTCACTAAGACAGTCTGTTTCGTCATCATCACTTGAGCATTCATCGACTAGTTTTGagtcaaaaaaaaatgtgtgtATGTAAATGGGTaacgaaaaaaagaaattaatatataagatttatttaaaaatacttacttattaaattgtttttatttattaggGAAACATCTTCATTAACATTTGCTGAGTTATCTTTGTTTGACAATACGGCATTATTTATCGTATCATTTCCATTTTCCCTTTTATTTAATGATAAAGCATTTGCTAAGGtgtctttattttcatgtttattttccttAGAGTTATCTGTATTATCATGatttttactattatttttaattttgtttgaATATTCTTGAAATTGTATTTGTATATCGCTGTCCGccatttttgtatttttatcttctGTTTCTCCTTTCCCTTCTCGCctttaaagaaaaataaaaagcataaaagtattatttttttaatcacTATTATATAAGAATACAAACACACACAcacacacacat is from Plasmodium berghei ANKA genome assembly, chromosome: 14 and encodes:
- a CDS encoding cAMP-dependent protein kinase regulatory subunit, putative — encoded protein: MGNVCTWREGKGETEDKNTKMADSDIQIQFQEYSNKIKNNSKNHDNTDNSKENKHENKDTLANALSLNKRENGNDTINNAVLSNKDNSANVNEDVSLINKNNLIIDECSSDDDETDCLSEVNKKDMDSNSLDVGNMEMRQSKRMSVSAEAYGEWNKKKENFVAKVHKKDNKEKKKIREALNESFLFNHLNNSEMETIIDAFFDDHVEEGANIINEGDEGDLLYVIDEGEIEIYKTKDNKKEVLTTLKSKDVFGELALLYNSKRAATAKALTKCHLWALDRESFTYIIKDNIAKKRQMYEDILKHVTILKDMDPYERSKVADCLKSKTFNAGDVIINEGEQGDTFYILTDGNATALKNCQIIKTYTKGDYFGELALLRNQPRAATVKAESTCQVVYLERKGFKRLLGPIEKILIRNVENYKKVLKELGIDSSCIEEN